In Anomalospiza imberbis isolate Cuckoo-Finch-1a 21T00152 chromosome 10, ASM3175350v1, whole genome shotgun sequence, the following proteins share a genomic window:
- the ETV5 gene encoding ETS translocation variant 5 translates to MDGFYDQQVPFMGPGKSCTEEGRGRPGSDRKRKFLETDLAHDSEELFQDLSQLQEAWLAEAQVPDDEQFVPDFQSDNLVLHAPPAAKIKRELPSPSSELSSCSHEQALCAGYGDKCLYNCCAYDRKPPAGFKPLTPPATPVSPAHPGPALPPPPPAPAVPAAAHGAAPAPHALQEQRQQPPFAVPRPPHPPVHMPKMMSENQFPAEHRFQRQLSEPCHPFPPQAGVPGDSRPIYHRQLSEPLGPAAPRPPQGFKQEYHDPLYEHGGPGLPGPPGHSFQPPMGIKQEPRDYCIDSEVPNCQSSYLRGNVFPNSHDGFSYEKDTRLYFDDTCVVPERLEGKVKQEPTLYREGPPYQRRGSLQLWQFLVTLLDDPANAHFIAWTGRGMEFKLIEPEEVARRWGIQKNRPAMNYDKLSRSLRYYYEKGIMQKVAGERYVYKFVCDPDALFSMAYPDNQRPFLKTEPDCPVPEEETVPLTHFEDSPAFLLEMDPCGSLPYAEGFAY, encoded by the exons ATGGACGGCTTCTACGACCAGCAGGTTCCCTTCATGGGCCCCGGG AAGTCCTGCACAGAGGAgggccgaggccggccggggtCCGataggaaaaggaaatttttggAGACTGACCTGGCCCATGACTCGGAAG AGCTCTTCCAGGATCTCAGCCAGCTCCAAGAGGCCTGGCTAGCTGAAG ctcagGTCCCCGATGACGAACAGTTTGTCCCAGATTTCCAGTCTGACAACT TGGTCCTGCACGCCCCACCTGCGGCAAAGATCAAGCGGGAGCTGCCCAGCCCGTCCTCGGAGCTGTCGTCCTGCAGCCACGAGCAGGCTCTCTGTGCCGGCTATGGGGACAAGTGCCTCTACAACTGCTG TGCCTACGACAGGAAACCCCCCGCCGGGTTCAAGCCATTAACGCCGCCCGCCACGCCGGTGTCCCCCGCGCACCCCGGGCCGgccctgccgccgccgccgccggcccccgcCGTGCCAGCGGCCGCCCACGGGGCTGCCCCGGCGCCCCACGCGCTGCaggagcagcggcagcagccGCCCTTCGCCGTGCCGCGGCCGCCGCACCCGCCCGTCCACATGCCAAAGATGATGTCTGAGAACCAATTCCCCGCAGAGCACAG GTTTCAGAGGCAGCTGTCGGAGCCCTGCCACCCCTTCCCGCCGCAGGCCGGGGTCCCGGGGGACAGCCGCCCCATCTACCACCGGCAGCTGTCGGAGCCCCTGGGCCCTGCTGCCCCCCGCCCCCCTCAGGGATTCAAGCAGGAGTACCATGACCCCCTCTACGAGCACGGCGGCCCTGGCCTGCCCGGTCCCCCCGGCCACAGCTTCCAGCCCCCCATGGGCATCAAGCAGGAGCCCCGGGACTACTGCATTGACTCAG AAGTGCCTAACTGCCAGTCCTCGTACCTACGGGGGAATGTCTTCCCCAACAGCCATGATG GATTTTCATATGAAAAGGACACACGATTGTATTTTGATGACACATGCGTGGTACCCGAGAGGCTGGAGG GTAAAGTGAAGCAGGAGCCCACCCTGTACCGTGAGGGCCCTCCCTACCAGCGGCGtggctccctgcagctctggcagttCCTGGTCACCCTCCTGGATGACCCTGCCAACGCCCACTTCATCGCCTGGACCGGCCGGGGCATGGAGTTCAAGCTGATTGAGCCTGAGGAG GTAGCACGGCGCTGGGGCATCCAGAAGAACCGACCAGCCATGAACTACGACAAGCTCAGCCGCTCCCTGCGCTACTACTATGAGAAGGGCATCATGCAGAAG gtTGCTGGCGAGCGGTACGTCTATAAATTCGTCTGTGACCCCGATGCCCTCTTTTCCATGGCCTATCCCGACAACCAGCGCCCTTTCCTGAAGACAGAGCCAGACTGCCCGGTGCCAGAGGAGGAGACGGTGCCCCTGACACACTTTGAGGACAGCCCGGCATTCCTCCTGGAGATGGATCCCTGCGGCAGCCTTCCCTACGCGGAGGGCTTCGCCTACTGA